One window from the genome of Pseudonocardia hierapolitana encodes:
- a CDS encoding hydroxypyruvate isomerase family protein yields MKVAMLQPTRRYALVRYTVNCSILFTELPLLDRPAAAKAAGFDAVEFWWPFPIAAPPDAEVERFVGAIEDAGVQLTGLNLAAGDMPNGDRGLASWPGRESEFRDSIDIAAAIGKRLGTRVFNALYGNRVEGADPRDQDDLAVQNLARAAALLDGTVVLEPLSGADRYPLRTAADALAVADRLNVPNVALLADLYHLTVNGDDVAAVIRDHAARIGHVQIADAPGRHEPGTGEIPFDAHLSALTAAGYTGWIGLEYVPSSGSDHAFDWLQEEQQ; encoded by the coding sequence ATGAAGGTGGCCATGCTGCAACCCACCCGGAGGTACGCACTGGTGCGCTACACCGTCAACTGCTCGATCCTCTTCACCGAGCTGCCCCTGCTCGACCGGCCGGCCGCGGCGAAGGCCGCGGGGTTCGACGCCGTCGAGTTCTGGTGGCCGTTCCCCATCGCTGCGCCGCCCGATGCCGAGGTCGAGCGCTTCGTGGGCGCGATCGAGGACGCCGGCGTGCAGCTCACCGGGCTCAACCTCGCCGCTGGTGACATGCCGAACGGGGACCGCGGGCTGGCGTCGTGGCCGGGGCGGGAGAGCGAGTTCCGCGACAGCATCGACATCGCCGCCGCGATCGGGAAGCGGCTCGGTACGCGGGTGTTCAACGCGCTCTACGGCAACCGCGTCGAGGGCGCCGACCCGCGCGACCAGGACGACCTCGCCGTGCAGAACCTCGCCCGCGCCGCCGCCCTGCTCGACGGGACCGTGGTGCTCGAGCCGCTCTCCGGCGCCGACCGCTACCCGCTGCGCACCGCGGCGGACGCACTGGCCGTGGCCGACCGCCTCAACGTCCCGAACGTCGCGCTGCTGGCCGATCTGTACCACCTCACCGTCAACGGCGACGACGTCGCCGCGGTGATCCGCGACCACGCCGCCCGGATCGGGCACGTCCAGATCGCCGACGCGCCCGGCCGCCACGAGCCCGGCACCGGCGAGATCCCCTTCGACGCGCACCTCTCCGCCCTCACCGCGGCCGGCTACACCGGCTGGATCGGGCTGGAGTACGTACCGTCCAGCGGCAGCGACCACGCCTTCGACTGGCTCCAGGAGGAACAGCAGTGA
- a CDS encoding 2-hydroxy-3-oxopropionate reductase: protein MTTNDATTIAFIGLGIMGAPMAGHLIDAGHDVVGYNRSRPAVDRLVERGGRAASSVADAVRDAEVVITMVPDSPDVEDVSLGADGIYATAKPGTLHIDCSTIRPDVARAIASAGNERGIRVVDAPVSGGEAGAKEGSLSIMVGGAAEDVEAARPYLDVVGGTVVHVGPAGAGQTVKAANQLIVAGNIQLLAEALVFLEAHGVDTEAATTVLGGGLAGSTVLQRKAAGMRAREFAPGFRIDLHHKDLGIVTAAAREAGVTIPLGAHVAQLVGALRAMGHGDLDHSALLLLVERLSGRGGT from the coding sequence GTGACCACCAACGACGCGACGACCATCGCGTTCATCGGGCTCGGCATCATGGGCGCCCCCATGGCCGGCCACCTGATCGACGCCGGCCACGACGTGGTGGGCTACAACCGATCCCGCCCCGCCGTGGACCGCCTCGTCGAGCGCGGCGGCCGGGCCGCGAGCAGTGTGGCCGACGCGGTGCGCGACGCCGAGGTCGTGATCACGATGGTGCCGGACAGCCCGGACGTCGAGGACGTGTCGCTCGGCGCCGACGGGATCTACGCCACCGCGAAGCCCGGCACCCTGCACATCGACTGTTCCACGATCCGCCCCGACGTCGCCCGCGCGATCGCATCGGCGGGGAACGAGCGCGGCATCCGCGTCGTCGACGCGCCCGTGAGCGGCGGGGAGGCGGGCGCGAAGGAAGGCTCGCTGTCGATCATGGTCGGCGGCGCGGCCGAGGACGTGGAGGCGGCGCGGCCGTACCTCGACGTGGTGGGCGGCACCGTCGTGCACGTCGGCCCCGCAGGCGCGGGCCAGACGGTGAAGGCGGCCAACCAGCTGATCGTCGCCGGCAACATCCAGCTGCTCGCCGAGGCGCTCGTGTTCCTCGAGGCGCACGGCGTCGACACCGAGGCCGCCACCACGGTGCTCGGCGGCGGCCTGGCCGGCAGCACGGTGCTGCAGCGCAAGGCCGCCGGCATGCGCGCGCGCGAGTTCGCGCCCGGCTTCCGGATCGACCTGCACCACAAGGACCTGGGCATCGTCACCGCCGCCGCCCGCGAGGCCGGCGTGACGATCCCGCTCGGGGCGCACGTCGCCCAGCTCGTGGGGGCGCTGCGGGCCATGGGGCACGGCGACCTCGACCACAGCGCGCTGCTCCTGCTCGTCGAGAGGCTGTCCGGGAGGGGTGGCACCTGA
- the gcl gene encoding glyoxylate carboligase, which produces MERMRAVDAAVAILRREGVSHLFGVPGAAINPFYDAVRRDGSLQHVLARHVEGAAHMADGYSRTAAGNIGVCVGTSGPAGTDMVTGLYAAAADSVPLLAITGQAPVARLHKEDFQAVDIAAIAAPVTRWAVTVREPGQVPGAFSQAFHLMRSGRPGPVLIDLPLDVQQAEIAFDIDTYAPLPVHRPAATRAQAEKVLELLAGAERPIIVAGGGIVGADACAELVELAELLDVPVVPTLMCWGAIPDDHPLMAGMAGLQTSHRYGNATLLASDVVLGIGNRWANRHTGGLDVYRAGRTFVHVDIEPTQVGRVFAPDYGVVSDAGAFLREMLAAARGRTQPDRTAWVRECARRKGTMQRRTHFDDMPIKPQRVYEECNRAFGPDTRYVTTIGLSQIAAAQFLHVQRPRHWINAGQAGPLGWTAPAALGVRAADPDAFVVAVSGDYDFQFMIEELAVGAQFNLPYLHLVLNNSYLGLIRQSQRAFDMDYCVQLGFDNVNAPGLGKYGVDHVAVAEGLGCKALRVTDPRELAGAFATARQLMAVHRVPVVVEVICERVTNIAMGTEIDAVQEFEELATTRAHAPTATIPLPA; this is translated from the coding sequence ATGGAACGGATGCGCGCCGTCGACGCCGCCGTCGCGATCCTGCGCCGTGAGGGCGTGTCGCACCTGTTCGGAGTGCCGGGTGCGGCGATCAACCCGTTCTACGACGCCGTCCGCCGTGACGGCTCCCTCCAGCACGTGCTCGCCCGTCACGTCGAGGGCGCCGCGCACATGGCCGACGGCTACAGCCGCACGGCGGCCGGGAACATCGGCGTCTGCGTCGGCACGTCCGGCCCGGCCGGCACCGACATGGTCACCGGGCTCTACGCCGCGGCGGCCGACTCGGTGCCCCTGCTCGCGATCACCGGCCAGGCGCCGGTGGCGCGGTTGCACAAGGAGGACTTCCAGGCCGTCGACATCGCCGCCATCGCCGCGCCCGTCACCAGGTGGGCGGTGACGGTGCGCGAGCCCGGTCAGGTGCCGGGCGCGTTCTCCCAGGCCTTCCACCTGATGCGCTCCGGCCGTCCCGGCCCGGTGCTGATCGACCTGCCGCTCGACGTCCAGCAGGCCGAGATCGCCTTCGACATCGACACCTACGCCCCGCTGCCGGTGCACCGGCCCGCCGCCACCAGGGCGCAGGCCGAGAAGGTCCTGGAACTGCTGGCGGGCGCGGAGCGGCCGATCATCGTCGCGGGCGGCGGGATCGTCGGCGCGGATGCCTGCGCGGAGCTCGTCGAGCTGGCCGAGCTGCTCGACGTGCCGGTCGTGCCCACGCTCATGTGCTGGGGCGCCATCCCGGACGACCATCCGCTGATGGCCGGCATGGCCGGGCTGCAGACGTCCCACCGGTACGGCAACGCCACCCTGCTCGCGTCCGACGTCGTGCTCGGCATCGGCAACCGGTGGGCCAACCGGCACACCGGCGGCCTCGACGTCTACCGCGCAGGCCGCACGTTCGTGCACGTCGACATCGAGCCGACGCAGGTCGGGCGGGTGTTCGCGCCCGACTACGGCGTGGTGTCCGACGCGGGCGCCTTCCTGCGGGAGATGCTCGCCGCCGCCCGCGGGCGGACGCAGCCGGACCGCACCGCGTGGGTGCGCGAGTGCGCCCGCCGCAAGGGCACGATGCAGCGCCGCACCCACTTCGACGACATGCCGATCAAGCCGCAGCGCGTGTACGAGGAGTGCAACCGGGCGTTCGGGCCCGACACCCGCTACGTCACCACCATCGGGCTCTCCCAGATCGCGGCCGCGCAGTTCCTGCACGTCCAGCGACCCCGGCACTGGATCAACGCCGGGCAGGCCGGCCCGCTGGGCTGGACCGCCCCTGCCGCGCTCGGCGTCCGCGCCGCCGACCCGGACGCGTTCGTCGTGGCCGTCTCCGGCGACTACGACTTCCAGTTCATGATCGAGGAGCTCGCGGTCGGGGCGCAGTTCAACCTGCCCTACCTGCACCTCGTGCTGAACAACTCCTACCTCGGGCTGATCCGCCAGTCCCAGCGCGCATTCGACATGGACTACTGCGTGCAGCTGGGCTTCGACAACGTCAACGCGCCCGGGCTGGGCAAGTACGGCGTCGACCACGTCGCGGTGGCCGAGGGCCTGGGCTGCAAGGCCCTGCGCGTGACCGATCCCCGCGAGCTCGCAGGCGCCTTCGCCACGGCCCGGCAGCTGATGGCGGTGCACCGGGTGCCGGTGGTGGTCGAGGTGATCTGCGAACGGGTCACGAACATCGCCATGGGCACCGAGATCGACGCGGTGCAGGAGTTCGAGGAGCTGGCGACCACCCGCGCCCACGCCCCGACGGCAACCATCCCGCTGCCGGCCTGA
- a CDS encoding putative bifunctional diguanylate cyclase/phosphodiesterase — MSLTTSLLRAADRPRGTAAAAAAAVALLALGGLGAVLDGTARQTVANLGVLLLAIGGGLGCMGAARRTGGRISRGWAALAVACWFWAAGQAAWTLYENVLDIAAPYPSLADIGYLGFPAAALVGLAFLAPPGSGLATPRRVLDALLVGCAVGLVAWVTVLDRVIGSSGDSLLHAAVAVAYPVADAVLLTVTVLTLAQTRDAPLRWGLLGAGVLAMAASDATFAYQITVGSYVTGSAVEWGWRIAFCLLGIAGTLVRGGPHAELHTAPAPRESVRAGLLPYLPLAAAAVLVALEATGGAGLDGVEVICIAALVLLVLARQYVTMRENQELTRAIQQREVQLHHLAFHDPLTGLANRALFLDRLEHALDRAERTRQPVSVAFVDLDGFKAVNDTLGHAAGDALLVGVAGRLRGALRSADTLARLGGDEFAVLVEQGDDATTAARRLLGTLRDPFHVHGRSVAVSASIGVATVEAGQDTGTDAATRAATLLHRADVAMYAVKASGKGDVAAHTAALDGEPTDRNGRHAVRRVRPPLPEAFADALHRGDVQAIYQPVVDPVSGRIAAMEVLARWTHEGEPIPPATFIPACTAAGLSGQLTALMLEQGCAQLGLWNAGLAHRRLRIAVNVDPTEFGDSGLPDRVAGVLRRYGISPGQLALEMTETAVNNRPANAVDVMHRLRGLGVRIALDDFGTGYSTLSRLARTPVDTVKIDQSFVAHIDHDEQQRWFLRGLLDLARHLGLRTVAEGVERAGQLHELRRQGCDLVQGHFVARPATGAQLTPAVLADLPILAPHLRGMRTSDTRLAAGRWFRPASEPG, encoded by the coding sequence ATGAGCCTCACGACGAGCCTGCTGCGCGCTGCGGACCGCCCTCGCGGCACGGCCGCCGCCGCGGCCGCCGCGGTGGCGCTGCTGGCGCTCGGTGGGCTCGGCGCCGTGCTCGACGGGACCGCGCGGCAGACGGTGGCCAACCTCGGCGTGCTCCTCCTCGCCATCGGGGGTGGGTTGGGCTGCATGGGCGCGGCCCGCCGGACCGGAGGGCGGATCAGCCGCGGGTGGGCAGCGCTCGCCGTCGCGTGCTGGTTCTGGGCGGCGGGCCAGGCGGCGTGGACCCTGTACGAGAACGTGCTGGACATCGCCGCGCCCTACCCGTCCCTCGCCGACATCGGCTACCTGGGCTTTCCCGCGGCGGCGCTGGTGGGGCTGGCCTTCCTCGCCCCGCCCGGCTCCGGCCTCGCCACGCCGCGCCGCGTCCTCGACGCGCTCCTCGTCGGCTGTGCCGTGGGACTGGTCGCGTGGGTGACGGTGCTGGACCGCGTGATCGGCAGCTCCGGCGACTCGCTGCTGCACGCCGCCGTGGCGGTCGCCTACCCCGTGGCGGACGCCGTGCTGCTGACCGTCACCGTCCTGACCCTCGCCCAGACCCGGGACGCGCCCCTGCGCTGGGGGCTGCTCGGCGCAGGCGTACTCGCGATGGCCGCGTCCGACGCGACGTTCGCCTACCAGATCACGGTGGGCAGCTACGTCACCGGCTCGGCCGTCGAGTGGGGATGGCGGATCGCGTTCTGCCTGCTCGGCATCGCCGGCACGCTCGTGCGCGGCGGACCCCACGCGGAGCTGCACACCGCCCCGGCGCCGCGTGAGTCGGTCCGCGCCGGGCTCCTCCCCTACCTCCCGCTCGCGGCCGCCGCCGTGCTCGTCGCCCTGGAAGCCACGGGCGGTGCGGGCCTCGACGGCGTGGAGGTCATCTGCATCGCGGCGCTGGTGCTGCTCGTGCTCGCGCGCCAGTACGTCACCATGCGGGAGAACCAGGAGCTCACCCGCGCCATCCAGCAACGCGAGGTGCAGCTGCACCACCTCGCGTTCCACGACCCGCTCACCGGCCTCGCCAACCGGGCGCTGTTCCTCGACCGGCTCGAACACGCCCTCGACCGGGCCGAGCGCACCCGCCAGCCGGTCTCCGTGGCCTTCGTCGACCTGGACGGCTTCAAGGCCGTCAACGACACCCTCGGGCACGCGGCGGGCGATGCCCTCCTCGTCGGCGTGGCCGGCCGCCTGCGCGGAGCGCTGCGCAGCGCCGACACCCTCGCCCGCCTCGGCGGCGACGAGTTCGCGGTGCTCGTCGAGCAGGGCGACGACGCGACGACCGCCGCCCGGCGCCTGCTCGGCACCCTGCGCGACCCGTTCCACGTGCACGGCCGCTCGGTGGCGGTGTCGGCGAGCATCGGCGTGGCCACCGTCGAGGCCGGGCAGGACACCGGCACCGACGCCGCCACCCGCGCAGCCACCCTGCTGCACCGCGCCGACGTCGCGATGTACGCGGTGAAGGCGTCCGGCAAGGGGGACGTGGCCGCCCACACCGCCGCGCTCGACGGGGAGCCGACCGACCGGAACGGACGGCACGCCGTGCGCCGGGTGCGCCCGCCGCTGCCCGAGGCGTTCGCCGACGCCCTGCACCGCGGAGACGTGCAGGCGATCTACCAGCCGGTCGTGGACCCGGTGTCCGGGCGGATCGCCGCCATGGAGGTGCTCGCCCGCTGGACGCACGAGGGCGAGCCGATCCCGCCGGCCACGTTCATCCCGGCGTGCACCGCCGCGGGCCTGTCCGGCCAGCTGACCGCGCTCATGCTGGAGCAGGGCTGCGCCCAGCTCGGCCTGTGGAACGCCGGGCTCGCACACCGGCGCCTGCGGATCGCGGTGAACGTCGACCCCACCGAGTTCGGCGACAGCGGGCTGCCGGACCGCGTGGCGGGGGTCCTGCGGCGCTACGGCATCTCCCCCGGCCAGCTCGCGCTGGAGATGACCGAGACGGCCGTGAACAACCGGCCGGCCAACGCCGTCGACGTGATGCACCGGCTGCGCGGGCTCGGCGTCCGGATCGCGCTCGACGACTTCGGCACCGGCTACTCCACGCTGTCCCGGCTCGCCCGCACGCCCGTGGACACCGTGAAGATCGACCAGTCCTTCGTGGCGCACATCGACCACGACGAGCAGCAGCGGTGGTTCCTGCGCGGTCTGCTCGACCTCGCCCGCCACCTGGGCCTGCGGACGGTCGCGGAGGGCGTCGAGCGGGCGGGGCAGCTGCACGAGCTGCGCCGCCAGGGCTGCGACCTGGTGCAGGGCCACTTCGTCGCCCGCCCCGCCACGGGCGCGCAACTCACCCCCGCCGTGCTCGCCGACCTCCCGATCCTCGCTCCCCACCTGCGCGGCATGCGCACGAGCGACACCCGGCTGGCCGCCGGCCGCTGGTTCCGCCCCGCCTCCGAACCAGGCTGA